One region of Glutamicibacter sp. B1 genomic DNA includes:
- a CDS encoding BCCT family transporter produces the protein MKQTDQSFEDLVGELHSARQRRPKKYSVSGTDYWVFGIAGALALAFIVWGFVTPEGLGKAADVALDWVITNTGWLFIIAASVFAIFVIVVAVKNFGRIPLGKDDEKPQFTTVSWISMMFATGMGIGLVFYGVGEPLFFYMSPPPGTVEGSSAAAMSTAMGTTLFHWTLFPWAMYAIVGLGMAYGSFRLGRPQLFSAMFSSIFGERVVHGWGGRTINILAIIATLFGSACSLGLGALQIGGGIQSAGILEKVGSGILVVIIAILTALFVASAVSGIERGIQWLSNINMVLAVILALIVFIGGPTLFILNVIPNAVGSFIGDLPQMASRTAASGDETMSSWLSSWTVFYWAWWISWSPFVGLFIARISRGRTIRQFVTGVLLVPSAVTLLWFSIFGGGAIGLQERAERAGNTGDALAKMVDGAPDINFDLILFDLLDKLPLNGWIATVLMVITVLLIAIFFVTGADSASIVMGALSERGAEDPTKKSVIFWGVATGAVAAVMLLAGGDHPDEALNGLKNITIVSALPFVIVMLLLCVALWKDLSRDPLILRGKVARTVLEQSVTQGVDRHEGSQFGLMTTEIPIVAPAETSAEDATKSAQVFVTEADGKDSKDSTESKDS, from the coding sequence ATGAAGCAGACGGATCAATCATTTGAAGACCTTGTCGGCGAGCTGCATTCAGCTCGACAACGACGCCCTAAGAAATATTCGGTTTCAGGAACTGACTATTGGGTATTTGGTATCGCTGGCGCCTTAGCGCTGGCTTTTATTGTTTGGGGTTTCGTTACCCCAGAAGGCTTAGGTAAAGCCGCAGATGTAGCCCTGGACTGGGTCATCACCAACACCGGTTGGCTGTTTATTATTGCAGCCTCGGTATTCGCAATCTTTGTCATCGTGGTCGCAGTGAAGAACTTTGGCCGTATCCCGCTGGGTAAGGATGACGAAAAACCACAATTTACTACCGTCTCGTGGATCTCCATGATGTTTGCGACCGGTATGGGCATCGGCTTGGTGTTCTACGGCGTAGGAGAACCACTGTTCTTCTACATGTCACCTCCACCAGGGACCGTCGAAGGATCTAGCGCCGCGGCCATGAGCACCGCCATGGGTACGACGCTCTTCCACTGGACCTTATTCCCATGGGCGATGTACGCCATCGTCGGCTTGGGTATGGCTTACGGCAGTTTCCGTCTTGGACGCCCACAGCTCTTCTCTGCCATGTTCTCCTCAATCTTTGGAGAGCGCGTAGTACATGGCTGGGGCGGTCGCACGATCAACATCTTGGCAATCATCGCGACCCTTTTCGGGTCAGCATGTTCGCTGGGCCTTGGCGCGCTGCAGATTGGTGGCGGTATCCAGTCCGCCGGCATTCTTGAGAAGGTCGGCTCCGGCATATTGGTAGTCATCATCGCGATTCTGACTGCATTGTTTGTAGCCTCTGCCGTCTCCGGCATTGAGCGTGGCATTCAGTGGCTGTCGAACATCAACATGGTGTTGGCAGTAATCCTGGCGCTCATCGTCTTTATTGGCGGACCGACGCTATTCATCCTCAACGTCATCCCGAACGCTGTGGGTTCATTCATTGGTGACCTGCCTCAGATGGCTTCGCGCACCGCGGCCTCCGGCGATGAAACCATGTCCAGCTGGCTGTCCTCATGGACCGTCTTCTACTGGGCTTGGTGGATCTCATGGAGCCCATTCGTTGGCCTGTTCATCGCACGTATCTCGCGTGGACGCACCATTCGCCAGTTTGTTACCGGCGTACTGTTGGTGCCATCGGCCGTGACCTTGCTGTGGTTCTCGATCTTCGGTGGCGGAGCCATCGGCTTGCAGGAACGTGCTGAGCGTGCCGGGAACACCGGAGATGCTTTGGCCAAGATGGTCGACGGGGCACCAGACATTAACTTTGACCTGATCCTCTTCGACCTGCTCGATAAGCTCCCGCTGAACGGCTGGATAGCGACCGTGCTGATGGTGATCACCGTTCTGTTGATTGCCATCTTCTTCGTCACGGGAGCCGACTCGGCTTCGATCGTGATGGGCGCGCTCAGTGAGCGTGGCGCCGAAGACCCGACCAAGAAGTCAGTGATCTTCTGGGGTGTCGCCACTGGTGCCGTTGCTGCCGTTATGCTGCTTGCCGGTGGAGATCATCCAGACGAGGCGCTCAACGGTTTGAAGAACATAACGATTGTTTCGGCCTTGCCATTCGTGATCGTGATGTTGTTGCTGTGCGTCGCGCTGTGGAAGGACCTGAGCCGGGATCCATTGATCTTGCGTGGAAAGGTTGCCCGCACCGTACTGGAGCAATCGGTGACCCAGGGCGTGGACCGGCACGAAGGTAGCCAGTTCGGCCTGATGACCACCGAGATTCCAATTGTTGCTCCGGCTGAGACTTCAGCAGAGGATGCTACCAAGTCAGCGCAGGTGTTTGTCACCGAAGCTGATGGGAAAGACTCTAAGGACTCCACCGAGTCAAAAGATTCCTAG
- a CDS encoding Fur family transcriptional regulator — translation MTSTDGIEQVLKAASMRVTQPRVAVLAAVARHPHADTETIISAVHREYPKVSHQAVYDSLKLFTSLGVIRQIQPQGHIARYETRIGDNHHHVVCRQCGNLADVDCSVGESPCLHASDDHGFKIDEAEVIYWGVCPECQAKDLDG, via the coding sequence ATGACATCTACGGACGGGATTGAGCAGGTGCTCAAGGCAGCTTCAATGCGAGTCACGCAACCACGCGTTGCGGTGCTCGCTGCCGTTGCCCGGCACCCTCACGCAGACACCGAAACGATCATTTCGGCGGTCCATCGTGAATATCCCAAGGTGTCACACCAAGCGGTCTATGACTCCCTCAAACTTTTCACGAGTTTGGGAGTCATCCGTCAGATCCAGCCGCAGGGACATATTGCACGCTATGAAACTCGCATCGGGGACAACCACCACCATGTGGTGTGCCGGCAATGCGGGAACTTAGCGGATGTTGATTGTTCTGTCGGTGAGTCTCCTTGTCTACATGCGTCAGATGACCACGGTTTCAAGATTGATGAAGCTGAAGTGATCTACTGGGGCGTCTGCCCCGAATGCCAGGCAAAAGACCTCGACGGCTGA
- the dapA gene encoding 4-hydroxy-tetrahydrodipicolinate synthase, translated as MSVNLHGILTALIAPFAHDGSLDETALKNLVERSIAGGVNGLVTCGSTGEFSAMTHEERKRVVEVVVEAAAGRVPVVAQTGATTAREAIELTRHAEQVGADVVMIVTPYYEPISIEETVDYLKTVSASVSLPVMLYNIPPATGINLDPALVERLVTEIPNVRYIKDSSGNMEQALQMIHHLGDKIETYIGWDVLTLAGLLEGAAGIVAGAANVVPRELADVYAAVQDNDLVKARALWNKVYPVIDGLLTEPFIPAIKAALKIQGEDFGQPRLPIHPASEETTERIKGLLGQLAEAAASAKN; from the coding sequence ATGTCTGTAAATCTTCATGGAATCCTCACCGCGCTCATCGCACCATTTGCACATGATGGAAGCCTTGACGAAACCGCTCTAAAAAACCTCGTAGAACGAAGCATCGCCGGAGGCGTGAATGGCCTGGTGACCTGCGGATCTACCGGAGAGTTCAGTGCAATGACGCACGAAGAACGCAAACGAGTTGTTGAAGTAGTTGTGGAAGCCGCCGCGGGCCGAGTCCCCGTTGTCGCTCAGACCGGTGCCACCACAGCACGTGAAGCAATTGAACTCACTCGGCATGCAGAACAAGTAGGTGCCGATGTCGTCATGATCGTGACCCCGTACTACGAGCCAATCTCGATTGAAGAAACCGTTGACTATCTCAAAACCGTCAGCGCTTCAGTATCGTTACCGGTCATGCTTTACAACATTCCACCAGCCACCGGCATCAACCTTGACCCTGCCTTGGTGGAACGACTCGTTACTGAAATTCCAAACGTCCGATACATCAAGGACTCCAGTGGAAATATGGAACAGGCACTGCAGATGATCCATCACTTGGGTGACAAGATCGAGACCTACATTGGCTGGGACGTCTTGACCCTTGCAGGGCTGCTTGAAGGTGCAGCCGGAATTGTCGCTGGCGCTGCCAATGTAGTGCCGCGCGAACTTGCTGACGTTTATGCCGCGGTGCAAGACAACGACCTGGTCAAGGCCCGTGCCTTGTGGAACAAGGTCTATCCAGTCATCGACGGCCTGCTCACCGAACCATTCATCCCAGCCATCAAGGCTGCGCTGAAGATTCAGGGAGAAGACTTCGGTCAACCACGCCTACCAATCCATCCTGCCAGCGAAGAAACGACCGAACGTATTAAGGGCTTGCTAGGACAGCTGGCCGAAGCTGCAGCATCGGCGAAGAACTAA
- the katG gene encoding catalase/peroxidase HPI, producing MSETTAGQCPVVGNTGRVHPTQGNANTEWWPNKLNLKILSKNQEATNPLDADFDYIEAFEALDLAAVKADLAELMTKSYDWWPADFGHYGPFLIRMAWHSAGTYRSHDGRGGGGAGQQRFAPLNSWPDNVNLDKARRLLWPVKKKYGQSISWADLIILAGNVALEDMGFKTFGFAGGRKDVWEADDDVYWGPEKVWLESERYTGARNLEAPLAAVQMGLIYVNPEGPDGVADPLASAVDIRETFRRMGMDDEETVALIAGGHTFGKTHGASAESHKSGDPESAPLEMQGLGWKSDFGTGHGDDTIGSGLEVTWTYHPTRWDNEFFHILFAYEWELFHSAAGAQQWRPKDNGGADMVPMAHNPSVRREPRMLTSDLALRFDPAYEKISREFKDNQDKFADAFARAWFKLTHRDMGPKSRYFGPEVPAEDLPWQDPLPAAPETTLGAAEISALKELIKESGLSVQQLVSTAWKAAASFRSSDKRGGANGGRIRLEPQVSWTVNQPEQLKPVIAKLEEIVDTFNATSAIKTSFADVVVLAGNVGVELAASAAGQQVEVPFTPGRVDATQEQTDVEQFAWLEPVADGFRNYDSGFLNLPSEYLLLDRANLLGLTAPETTVLVGGLRVLGNNWDGSNTGVFTDTPGALTNDFFANLLELGLEWTPDAEEKTYATTDGRWVGSRVDLVFGSNSELRALAEVYASDDAKEKFVKDFAAAWAKLMDADRFELRK from the coding sequence ATGTCTGAGACAACAGCAGGTCAGTGCCCGGTTGTAGGTAACACCGGTCGCGTTCACCCGACCCAGGGCAACGCCAACACCGAGTGGTGGCCAAATAAGCTGAACCTGAAGATCCTGTCGAAGAATCAGGAGGCTACCAACCCTCTGGATGCCGACTTCGATTACATCGAGGCTTTCGAAGCCCTGGATTTGGCAGCGGTCAAGGCTGACCTTGCCGAGCTAATGACCAAGTCCTACGACTGGTGGCCAGCTGACTTCGGTCACTACGGTCCTTTCCTTATTCGTATGGCATGGCACTCCGCCGGTACCTACCGTTCGCACGACGGCCGTGGCGGTGGCGGTGCTGGTCAGCAGCGCTTCGCTCCATTGAACTCATGGCCAGATAACGTGAACCTGGATAAGGCTCGCCGTTTGCTATGGCCAGTAAAGAAGAAGTACGGCCAGTCCATCTCCTGGGCTGACCTTATTATCCTGGCTGGCAACGTGGCTCTTGAAGACATGGGCTTCAAGACCTTCGGTTTCGCTGGCGGTCGTAAGGACGTTTGGGAAGCCGACGACGACGTGTACTGGGGCCCAGAAAAGGTATGGCTGGAAAGCGAACGCTACACCGGCGCTCGTAACCTCGAAGCTCCGCTGGCAGCAGTCCAGATGGGCCTGATCTACGTCAACCCAGAAGGTCCAGACGGCGTTGCTGACCCACTGGCTTCGGCAGTAGATATCCGTGAAACCTTCCGCCGTATGGGCATGGACGACGAAGAGACCGTCGCCCTCATTGCCGGTGGCCACACCTTCGGCAAGACCCACGGTGCCAGCGCCGAATCGCACAAGAGTGGCGACCCAGAGTCCGCTCCACTAGAAATGCAGGGTCTGGGCTGGAAGTCCGACTTCGGCACCGGCCACGGCGATGACACCATCGGTTCCGGTCTGGAAGTTACCTGGACCTACCACCCAACCCGTTGGGACAACGAGTTCTTCCACATCCTCTTCGCCTACGAGTGGGAACTGTTCCACTCGGCAGCCGGTGCACAGCAGTGGCGTCCAAAGGACAACGGCGGAGCCGACATGGTTCCAATGGCACACAACCCATCGGTGCGCCGCGAACCACGTATGCTCACCAGCGACTTGGCCCTGCGCTTTGATCCTGCCTACGAGAAGATCTCTCGCGAGTTCAAGGACAACCAGGACAAGTTCGCAGATGCCTTCGCTCGTGCATGGTTCAAGCTGACCCACCGCGACATGGGTCCAAAGTCCCGTTACTTCGGCCCAGAGGTTCCAGCTGAAGACCTGCCATGGCAGGATCCACTGCCAGCTGCACCAGAAACCACCCTGGGCGCTGCAGAGATCTCGGCACTGAAGGAACTGATCAAGGAATCCGGTCTGAGCGTTCAGCAGCTGGTCTCCACCGCATGGAAGGCCGCAGCTAGCTTCCGTTCTTCGGACAAGCGTGGCGGTGCCAACGGCGGTCGTATCCGCCTGGAACCACAGGTTTCCTGGACCGTGAACCAGCCAGAGCAGCTCAAGCCAGTAATCGCGAAGCTGGAAGAAATCGTTGACACCTTCAACGCTACTTCCGCCATCAAGACTTCCTTCGCTGACGTTGTGGTTCTTGCCGGCAACGTAGGTGTTGAGCTGGCAGCTTCGGCAGCCGGCCAGCAGGTCGAGGTACCGTTCACCCCGGGTCGTGTTGACGCTACCCAGGAGCAAACGGACGTGGAACAGTTCGCATGGTTGGAACCAGTTGCTGACGGTTTCCGCAACTACGATTCGGGCTTCTTGAACCTGCCTTCCGAGTACCTGTTGCTGGACCGCGCTAATCTGTTGGGCCTGACCGCACCGGAAACCACCGTACTGGTTGGTGGCCTGCGCGTACTGGGCAACAACTGGGATGGTTCGAACACCGGTGTCTTCACCGACACCCCAGGTGCCCTGACCAACGACTTCTTCGCTAACCTGCTGGAACTGGGCCTGGAATGGACCCCAGATGCAGAAGAGAAGACCTACGCAACCACTGACGGCCGCTGGGTCGGTAGCCGCGTAGACCTGGTCTTCGGCTCCAACTCCGAGCTACGCGCACTGGCCGAAGTTTACGCTTCGGACGACGCCAAGGAGAAGTTCGTCAAGGACTTCGCTGCAGCTTGGGCCAAGCTCATGGATGCAGACCGCTTCGAGCTGCGTAAGTAA
- a CDS encoding alanine/glycine:cation symporter family protein, translating to MENFDFAELLSRVSDALWGPMAYVVLGLGIAYSVATKGVQFTRIPDMLRQLKENDGSQGGLSSFQALVLALASRVGVGSIAGVATAIFAGGPGALLWMAATGLVGCTVGYAEATLSQAFKRRVMDEDRQKANEDIGGMPYYIKYGLKLPKIGALVAVLGVIGYGVVFPGFQVNTIAASAKLAFDVPSWVPAILVTLLIAGVIFGGTTRLVKVTQFLVPVLAVGYLILALVVIALNITKVPAAFMLIIQSALGIHPILGGVAGAAVAWGVRRAVFASSNGLGEATFAAAAARTSHPAKQGLVQTFSIYIDVLLICMATGLMMVVSGKFNVSDGADGFLVNNVPDVAAGANWVQEAIDTVAPGWGAGFVAVAVLLFGFACLLAYFYVANSNLLFLLNGKSGNVWKLALKLGTMAIVFIGSIADAKLIWAAGDIGLGLIAWVNLICLAFLFPTVRKIHADYERQRKLGLNPVFDPRKLGIDGADFWIDTDNKESVRK from the coding sequence ATGGAAAATTTTGACTTCGCAGAGCTCTTGTCACGGGTTTCCGATGCACTATGGGGACCAATGGCGTACGTAGTTTTGGGCTTAGGTATTGCCTACTCAGTGGCAACCAAAGGGGTCCAATTCACCCGCATCCCGGACATGCTTCGGCAACTAAAGGAGAACGACGGCAGTCAGGGTGGCCTGTCATCCTTTCAAGCACTGGTTCTAGCACTGGCATCCAGAGTCGGTGTCGGTAGTATCGCCGGCGTAGCCACCGCAATTTTCGCTGGTGGTCCCGGTGCGCTGCTGTGGATGGCGGCAACCGGCCTAGTGGGTTGCACCGTCGGTTATGCCGAAGCCACATTGTCCCAAGCGTTCAAGCGTCGGGTGATGGACGAAGACCGGCAGAAAGCCAATGAAGATATTGGTGGTATGCCCTATTACATCAAGTACGGTCTCAAGCTGCCCAAGATTGGTGCGCTGGTTGCCGTCCTTGGAGTCATTGGATACGGCGTAGTCTTCCCCGGCTTCCAAGTCAATACGATCGCCGCGAGTGCAAAGCTGGCTTTTGACGTTCCTTCGTGGGTTCCTGCGATTCTCGTGACCCTTTTGATTGCTGGAGTGATCTTCGGTGGAACGACTCGACTGGTGAAGGTGACACAGTTCCTCGTACCGGTACTGGCCGTAGGCTACTTGATCCTCGCCTTAGTTGTCATTGCCCTGAACATCACTAAGGTTCCCGCTGCATTCATGCTTATCATCCAGTCTGCGTTAGGAATTCATCCGATTCTGGGTGGTGTGGCAGGTGCAGCTGTCGCGTGGGGCGTACGCCGTGCGGTCTTCGCCTCGTCTAACGGACTCGGGGAAGCTACATTCGCCGCAGCCGCCGCTCGAACCTCGCACCCTGCAAAGCAAGGATTGGTGCAAACATTCAGCATCTATATCGACGTTCTGCTCATCTGCATGGCCACAGGTCTGATGATGGTTGTCTCCGGAAAGTTCAACGTATCTGACGGTGCTGATGGCTTCCTTGTCAATAACGTGCCGGACGTTGCTGCCGGAGCAAACTGGGTGCAAGAAGCGATCGATACCGTGGCACCAGGCTGGGGTGCGGGATTTGTTGCTGTGGCCGTTCTGCTCTTTGGCTTCGCTTGCCTCTTGGCGTACTTCTACGTTGCCAATTCCAACCTGTTGTTCCTCCTGAATGGGAAGTCCGGCAACGTCTGGAAGTTAGCGTTGAAGCTAGGCACCATGGCTATTGTTTTCATCGGCTCAATCGCTGATGCCAAACTCATCTGGGCTGCCGGAGATATCGGTTTGGGGCTGATCGCGTGGGTCAACCTGATCTGTCTGGCATTCCTCTTCCCGACGGTACGTAAGATCCATGCCGATTACGAACGGCAGCGAAAGCTTGGGCTGAATCCGGTATTTGACCCTAGAAAGCTTGGAATCGATGGTGCCGACTTCTGGATCGATACCGATAACAAGGAATCTGTCCGCAAGTAA
- a CDS encoding GntR family transcriptional regulator, whose product MTLNKLEPGALVADQVFDAIHQGITNGDLVAGQRLRIRDLADQLGTSVMPVRDAIRRLEESGLVETIPYRGAVVRTFTARELLNVYAVRRVLEVEAAKLGVVNLGKPEQAVLKDQYDSMKAALADGDLAACLAFDEKFLSTIYLASGNSVLYESIERLWIQCRAYKLIGARRAVAEGKSRLLWEFQSKLLKAVKAQDVNLMAELTDQSILAAMERIRQALPSATQ is encoded by the coding sequence ATGACGTTGAACAAGCTCGAACCAGGTGCCCTGGTCGCAGATCAGGTTTTCGATGCGATCCATCAGGGGATCACCAATGGTGATCTTGTTGCCGGACAACGACTTCGAATTCGAGACTTGGCTGACCAGCTTGGCACAAGCGTCATGCCGGTACGAGATGCGATCCGTCGTCTGGAGGAAAGCGGTCTAGTTGAGACTATTCCCTATCGTGGGGCAGTAGTTCGTACCTTTACCGCTCGCGAATTGCTCAACGTCTATGCGGTTCGTCGAGTTTTGGAAGTAGAAGCAGCAAAACTCGGTGTCGTAAACCTTGGCAAGCCTGAGCAAGCAGTTTTAAAGGATCAGTATGATTCTATGAAAGCTGCTTTGGCAGATGGTGATCTGGCAGCATGCCTAGCTTTTGACGAAAAATTCTTGAGCACCATCTATTTGGCATCAGGGAACTCGGTTTTGTACGAGTCCATTGAACGTTTGTGGATTCAGTGTCGGGCTTACAAGCTGATCGGCGCACGACGTGCCGTGGCTGAAGGCAAATCTCGTCTACTTTGGGAATTTCAGTCCAAACTTCTCAAGGCGGTGAAGGCGCAGGACGTCAATTTGATGGCTGAGCTCACTGATCAATCTATTCTTGCGGCTATGGAGCGGATTCGCCAGGCGCTTCCCTCGGCCACGCAGTAA
- a CDS encoding aminobutyraldehyde dehydrogenase, with protein METTSTVEVRRNGQERPTPALPPAALFINGEFTAGESTETFTVINPSTEENILDVPRASTQDVDRAVAVAHEAFGTWGRTLPAERATVLLNIAQRMEDERELLVELESLNTGKPQAVAEDDVDSAIDSFRFMAGALRAGTTLAAGEYAKDHTSVIVREPLGVIGAVTPWNYPLLMGVWKIAPILAAGNTLVIKPSETTPLTTLKFAELTADLLPAGVFNVLTGRGAVIGDRLASHPQVAMIALTGSVGSGQSVAASAADSVKRVHLELGGKAPAVVFEDADIEATVAGLRNGGFWNAGQECGAACRVLVHESIAEEFTSKLAEAVSSLVVGEPETGEDVEIGPMISQAHYSRVLDHLKLAEQEGNEFVTGGQAIPTKGYFIEPTVIKASQGASCTQQEIFGPVISVETFSGEEEVITRANEVPFGLAASVWTKDAQRSHYVASRLDAGTVWVNAHLVLATEMPWGGFKGSGYGRDLSAYALDDYSRTKHVMHNMSR; from the coding sequence ATGGAAACCACAAGCACAGTGGAAGTTCGTCGCAATGGGCAAGAACGTCCAACTCCAGCACTGCCTCCAGCAGCACTCTTTATCAACGGCGAGTTCACCGCAGGAGAGAGTACCGAGACTTTCACGGTCATCAACCCAAGCACCGAAGAGAACATTCTTGACGTTCCCCGAGCGAGTACCCAAGATGTCGACCGCGCCGTTGCAGTAGCTCACGAAGCCTTCGGCACGTGGGGACGCACCCTTCCGGCTGAGCGTGCAACAGTACTGCTCAATATTGCACAGCGCATGGAGGATGAGCGGGAGTTATTAGTTGAGCTGGAATCGCTTAATACCGGCAAGCCTCAAGCAGTAGCCGAGGATGACGTTGATTCGGCCATTGACTCCTTCCGCTTTATGGCTGGGGCATTGCGTGCGGGCACCACCTTGGCGGCCGGAGAATACGCAAAAGACCATACCTCCGTGATCGTCCGCGAACCTTTGGGAGTCATCGGAGCGGTGACCCCATGGAACTACCCGCTGCTCATGGGCGTCTGGAAGATTGCGCCAATCCTCGCAGCAGGCAATACCTTGGTGATCAAACCCTCGGAAACTACACCACTGACCACGCTTAAGTTCGCAGAACTGACAGCCGACCTCCTACCGGCCGGTGTCTTTAACGTTCTGACCGGACGTGGAGCGGTCATCGGAGACCGACTTGCCTCGCATCCGCAAGTTGCGATGATCGCCTTGACGGGTTCGGTGGGGAGTGGTCAATCGGTTGCTGCTTCCGCCGCGGATTCGGTGAAACGGGTCCATCTGGAATTGGGTGGCAAAGCACCCGCTGTGGTCTTTGAAGATGCTGATATTGAGGCGACGGTAGCAGGGCTACGCAACGGTGGATTCTGGAACGCTGGTCAAGAATGTGGAGCGGCTTGTCGTGTACTGGTGCATGAGTCAATTGCCGAAGAATTCACTTCAAAACTAGCTGAGGCGGTATCGAGTTTGGTGGTGGGTGAGCCAGAGACAGGAGAAGACGTGGAAATCGGTCCGATGATTTCCCAAGCGCATTACTCCCGTGTATTGGACCATCTGAAACTTGCTGAGCAAGAAGGCAATGAATTTGTGACCGGGGGACAGGCGATACCGACCAAGGGGTACTTCATCGAGCCCACGGTCATCAAGGCATCGCAGGGAGCATCATGCACCCAGCAGGAGATTTTTGGCCCAGTCATTTCGGTAGAGACCTTTAGTGGCGAGGAAGAAGTCATCACTCGTGCCAATGAAGTTCCCTTCGGCCTCGCCGCTTCGGTGTGGACCAAGGATGCCCAGCGTAGCCACTATGTGGCTTCGCGCTTGGACGCCGGAACCGTATGGGTCAACGCCCATCTGGTGTTGGCTACCGAAATGCCATGGGGCGGTTTTAAGGGATCGGGCTACGGACGTGACCTTTCGGCCTACGCCTTGGATGACTACTCGAGAACCAAGCACGTCATGCACAATATGTCCCGATAA